The genomic DNA GTGAAGACCGCCGCGAGCACGAAGGTGACGGGGACCACTTTCGCGATGGTCTCGCCGAGCATCAGGGCGACTTCCATGGGCAGGCTCGACATCGTCGCCTCTCTCCGCGAATTCCAATCCTCTTACGCCTACTCCGTGAAATTTAAGGGAGGATGAAGCGGCCGCTGCGCTGGCGATGCATCTGGAACCGGAGAGAATTGAAGCCCGGCTTTAAGGCGAAATTCACTCTGGACCAAAGCATCTCGCCAGAAGCCGGTTTGCGCGATCGAATTAACTCTACCGAAAGAGCTCGGCTCCCATGTTCACCGCGTCATAGACAGCGCCGAACGAGGCGATCCCAACCGAATGGAGTTTTGTTCATGAAGAACTTGATTGCGCGTTTTGCGAAGGATGAGTCCGGCGCCACCGCCATCGAATACGGCCTGATCGCCGCCGGCATCGCGCTGGCCATCATCACCGTCGTCAACAGCCTCGGCACCACGCTGAACGCCAAGTTCACCGCGATCAGCACCTCGCTGAAGTAAGCGACAAGCGAACGACGGCAAAAGCCCCGGACCTCCGGGGCCTTTGTTTTTCCGAAGACGGCGAGTTCCAGTGGCGTTGCGCGAGTACAGAACCGATGCCGCGGTCGCGGCGAACGAGGCGGTGGCGGCGCAGGCCGGCTCGCCGGTCTATTGGGTCTGCCTTGCGCTGCTGCTCGCGACGGTCGCACTCGCCGCCCGCATTGCCAGCCTCTGGTAGGCACGCGTTCCGCGGTTTCGGCCCCGCGTGCCCTTAGCTGCCGTTGTCGGTTTGTTTAGCAACTCGTGGCTAGACTCCGGCGACGCCAGTTCCCGCGGCAAACCCAGGCCTCAAGACGCAGCCCATGATCCTCGACCTTGCGCGCCTTCTGCTCTTCCCTGCCCTGATGGCGTTCGCCGCCGCGAGCGATCTCTTCACGATGACGATCTCGAACCGCGTGTCGCTGGCGCTGGTCGCAGGCTTCTTCGCGCTCGCCCTCGCCGGTGGCATGGCACCTTACGAGATGCTCAGTCATGTCGGCGCCGGCGCGCTGCTGCTGGTCATTGCCTTTGCTTGCTTTGCAATGGGCTGGATGGGCGGCGGCGATGCCAAGGTCGCCGCCTCCGTCGCGCTGTGGTTTGGTTTCACGCCCCTGATGGACTTCCTACTCTACGCCTCGTTGTTCGGCGGCGCGCTGACGCTGCTGCTGCTCCAGTTCCGGCAATGGCCCCTGCCTTACGGCCTTGCGGGACAGGCTTGGCTTGCACGGCTGCACGACAAGCAAACCGGCATTCCTTACGGCATCGCGCTCACGCTTGGCGCGCTGATGGTCTACCCGGAGACCGAATGGGTGAAGGCGATCGACCTCGCCCACCTCGCACTGCGCTGAACGCGCCGGGTAAACCCGGCGTTAAGGCGATTTAGATACGCCTCATTAACCATGCTTTGACGAATAGCTGGTCAACTGCCGATTACGGCGGCGGCAGCGTCGCGGCGTCTTGTTGGAAAGTGAAGCGTATGAATAGGGCACGCATTGTCGTCCTGACGGTCGCCATCTGCGCCGGCGGTGTCGCCGCGTACCTGGCGAGCGGCTCGGACCAATCTGCGCCGCCTCCGGCGGCTCCGGTCGCACAGCTTCCAACCGTCGACGTTCTCGTGGCCAAGAACGACATCGGCCTCGGCCAGACCGTGAAGCCGGAAGACGTGCAATGGCAGACCTGGCCGGCCGCGACCGCCAGCGCCACCTTCATTCGCCGCAACGAGCGTCCCGAGGGCGCGACCCAGGTTGCCGGTTCCATCGCCCGCGCCCCCTTCATTCAAGGTGAGCCGATCCGCGACCAGAAGCTGGTCAAGGCCGAAGGCTCCGGCTTCATGGCGGCAATCCTGCCCACCGGCATGCGGGCGATCTCGACCGAGATCTCGCCGGAAACCGGCGCGGGCGGCTTCATCCTGCCCAACGATCGCGTCGACGTCCTTTTGACGCGCCGGCTGAAGAACCCGGACCAGACCAGCGGCGCCCCCGACGTCGTCACCTCCGAGATCATCCTGGCCAATATCCGCGTCCTGGCCATCGACCAGGCGCCAAAGGAGAAGGACGGCCAGAACGCGGTGGTCGGCAAGACCGTCACCCTCGAGCTCAATCCCGCGCAGACCGCGACACTCTCCGCGGCCCGCCAGAGCGGAACGCTGTCGCTGGCGCTGCGCAGCATCGTCGACGTCAAGATGAGCGAAATCACGCTCGATGATTCCGCGCAGAAGCGGGACGGTATTTCGATCATTCGCTACGGCATTCCAAGTCAGACGGCGAAAGCACGATGAAGACAGTCGATATGAAGCACAGGGTGGATTTGACGACGATGCGAACCTCGGCGGTTCGCGCCCTGTCGTTTTCGGCCGCTTTCGCGCTGGCGCTCAACCCGGTGCTGAACCCCGTGGTCGCCGCCGATTACCGTCCCGTGGCCTCGGCCGCCGCGGACGGCCAGATGAACGCGCGCTTCCTCTCGCTCGGCGTCGGCAAATCCATCGTGATCGACCTGCCGCGCGACATCAAGGATGTGCTGGTCGCCGATCCCAAGATCGCCAACGCGGTGGTCCGCTCGGCGCAGCGCGCCTATATCATCGGTGCCACGGTCGGCCAGACCAACATCGTGTTCTTCGATTCCGCGGGGCAGCAGATCGCGGCCTATGACATCGCGGTCAAGCGCGACCTCAACGGCGTGCGCGCCGCGCTGAAGCAGATCCTGCCCAATTCGGACATTCAAATCGACGGGCTCGGCGACGGCATTGTCCTGACCGGCACGGCGGCGAATCCGATGGAGGCGCAGCAGGCCAACGATCTCGCGGCGCGCCTGGCCGGCGGCGCCGACAAGGTCGTGAACTCGATCGTGGTGCGCGGCCGCGACCAGGTCATGCTCAAGGTGACGGTCGCGGAAGTCCAGCGCACCATCGTCAAGCAGCTCGGCATCGACCTGAGCGCCAGCCTCAACTACGGCACGTCGGTGGTGAGCTTCACCAACTCCAATCCGTTCACGGCTCTCGGCAAGAACCTCGTGGACGGCAACAATTTGACGACGAAGTTCGGCGGCGCGTCGTCGGTGCAGGCCACCCTGCGCGCGATGGAAACCGCGGGCGTGATCCGCACGCTGGCCGAACCGAACCTGACCGCAATCTCCGGTGAATCGGCGACGTTCATCGCCGGCGGTGAATTCCCGGTCCCGGCAGGCTATGCGTGCGACCCCACCACCCATGTCTGTACCACCCAGATCAGCTTCAAGAAGTTCGGCATCTCGCTCAACTTCACCCCCGTGGTGCTGAGCGAAGGCAAGATCAGCCTGCGCGTGATGACCGAGGTCTCGGAGCTCTCGAACGAAAACGCGATCACGCTGTCGCAGGCCGTCACCTCGACCTCGGTGAATTCGCTGACGGTGCCCTCGATCAGGACCCGCCGCGCGGAGACCTCGCTGGAAATTCCCTCCGGCGGCGCGATGGCGATGGCCGGCCTGATCCAGCAGCAGACCAAGCAGGCCATCAGCGGCCTGCCGGGACTGATGCAGCTCCCGGTCCTCGGCACGCTGTTCCGCAGCCGCGACTTCGTCAACAACGCGACCGAGCTGGTCGTGATCGTGACCCCCTATGTCGTTCGCGCGGTGGCGCCAAAGGACCTGTCGCGACCGGATGACGGCTTCACCCCGCCTGCGGATCCTCAGGCCCAGCTGCTCGGCAACATCAACCGCATCTACGGCGTGCCCGGCCGGACCGAACCGGCCAAGAACTACCGCGGCACTTACGGCTTCATTACCGACTGATGCGAAACGGGGATTCACGATGATCACAAGACCACCCCAGCTTCGCAAACGCGCCATTCGCCTCGGCGGTGCGCTCGTCGGCATGGCGCTCGCACTCGGCGGCTGCCAACACGACGAGGTCGTTACCGCCTCCATTCCGGACGACTACAAGCAGCGCCATCCGATCGCGATCGAGGAGCAGAACCGCTCGATCGTCGTCTTCGTCGGCCATGCCCGCGGCGGCTTGACCGCTGCCCAGCGCGCCGACGTGATGGGCGTCGCATCGGCTTGGTTGCACGAGGGGACAGGCGCCATCCGCATCGACGTGCCGTCCGGCACGCCCAATGCGCGTCCGGTCGCGGACTCAATGCGCGAAATCCAGGCGATGCTGGCCGGGGCAGGCGTTCCGCCGCGGGGCATCAATGTTCGCCCCTACCAGCCCGACGACAAGCGCTTCCTGCCGCCGATCCGCCTCACCTATTCCAAGGTCGCCGCGATCGCGGGCCCCTGTGGCCTGTGGCCCGACGACATCGGCCCTTCGATCAAGAACAAGACCTGGTTCGAGAACAAGGACTACTACAATTACGGCTGCGCCTATCAGCGCAACCTCGCCGCGATGGTCGACAATCCGTCGGACCTCGAGCAGCCACGACCTGAAACGCCGTCCTACACGCCCCGGCGCATCACCGGCTTCGAGAAGTATCGCAAGGGAACGACGAGCGCGACCACCTATCCCGAGGCCGACAAGGCCAAACTCAGCGATACCGGCAAATGATCAGCTACGCTCGCCAGACACAAGAAGAGCAGCCGGACGCAGCGCTTCCGCCGGTCGAGGAGCATATTGCGCCTGCGCCCCGCGTCTCGGTCCAGGCCTTCTGCGAGACCGTGGAAACCGCTGCCGCGGTCCAGTCGGCCGGCGAGGATCGCCGTCTCGGCAAGGCCCACCTCAAGATCCAGATGGGCGGCATGGCGGCCGCGATCGAAGCCTACCGCTCGGCTCCCACCCCGAACGTGATCGTGCTCGAGAGCGACGGCCGCAACGACCTGCTGGGCGGGCTCGACCACCTCGCCACCGTCTGCGACGCCGGCACCCGCGTGGTCGTGATCGGCCGCATCAACGACGTCATGCTCTACCGCGAGCTGGTGCGCCGCGGCGTCAGCGACTATGTGCTCGCGCCGGTCGGCGCGATCGACGTCGTTCGCTCGATCTGCAACCTGTTCTCGGCGCCGGAAGCCAAAGCGGTCGGCCGCATCATCGCCGTGGTCGGCGCCAAGGGCGGCGTCGGGGCGTCCACGATCTCCCACAACGTCGCCTGGGCGATCGCACGCGACCTCGCAATGGACGCCGTCGTCGCCGATCTCGACCTCGCCTTCGGCACCGCCGGGCTCGACTACAACCAGGATCCGCCGCAGGGCATTGCCGACGCCGTGTTCTCGCCCGACCGGGTCGACACCGCCTTCATCGACCGCCTGCTGTCGAAATGCACCGACCATCTCAGCCTGCTGGCGGCGCCGGCGACGCTCGACCGGGTCTATGATTTCGGCACCGACGCCTTCGACTCCGTGTTCGACACGCTGCGCTCCACCATGCCCTGCATCGTGCTCGACATCCCGCACCAATGGTCGGGCTGGACCAAGCGCGCCTTGATCGGAGCCGACGACATCCTGATCGTGGCCGCCCCTGACCTCGCCAATCTGCGCAATACCAAGAACCTGTTCGATCTGCTGAAGGCGGCGCGCCCCAACGACCGGCCGCCGCTCTACTGCCTGAACCAGGTCGGCGTGCCGAAAAGGCCCGAAATCGCCGCCGCGGAGTTCGCCAAGGCGATCGAGAGCCAGCCGATCGTCTCGATCCCGTTCGAGCCGCAGATCTTCGGCTCGGCGGCCAACAACGGCCAGATGATCGCGGAGATCTCCGCCAACCACAAGTCGATCGAGATGTTCCTTCAGATCGCCCAGCGCCTGACCGGCCGCAGCGAGACCAAGAAGCAAAAGTCTTCCCTGCTTTCACCCCTGATTGACAAGTTGCGGGGAAAATAGACCCCCGCGTGGAGTTGTTAAGTGTTCGGTAAGCGTAGCGGAACAGACACCGACCTTCGGGCGCCCAAGCCCGGCGCCGTGTCGCTCGAGCCTGCCCAGGCTCCGGCGCCGACGGTGTCGCGCGCCCCGCCTCCGCCGGCCGTCGCCTCGCCGCCGCTTGCCCCGGTCAAGGCTCCGCCGCCTCCCCCCATGGAGAGCCGGCGTTCGGACAATTACTACGAGGTCAAGGCGACCATCTTCGGCGCGCTGATCGAGGCGATCGACCTCGCCCAGCTCGCCAAGCTGGACTCGGAATCCGCGCGCGAGGAAATCCGCGACATCGTCAACGAGATCATCGCGATCAAGAACATCGTGATGTCGATCGCCGAGCAGGAAGAGCTGCTCGACGACATCTGCAACGACGTCCTGGGTTACGGTCCGCTGGAGCCGCTGCTGTCGCGCGACGATATCGCCGACATCATGGTCAATGGCGCCAACACCGTCTACATCGAGGTCGCCGGCAAGATCCAGCGCACCGGCATTCGCTTCCGCGACAACCAGCAGCTCCTCAACATCTGTCAACGCATCGTCAGCCAGGTCGGCCGGCGCGTCGACGAATCCTCGCCGATCTGCGACGCGCGCCTCGCCGACGGCTCGCGCGTCAACGCCATCGTGCCGCCGCTGTCGATCGACGGCCCGACACTCACCATCCGCAAGTTCAAGAAGGACAAGCTGACGCTCGATCAGCTCGTCAAGTTCGGCGCGATCTCGCCGGAAGGCGCCGAGATCCTCCAGATCATCGGCCGCGTCCGCTGCAACGTGCTGATCTCCGGCGGCACCGGCTCCGGAAAGACCACGCTGCTGAACTGTCTGACCAATTACATCGAGCACGACGAGCGCGTCATCACCTGCGAGGACGCCGCCGAGCTCCAGCTCCAGCAGCCCCATGTGGTGCGGCTGGAAACCCGCCCGCCCAATATCGAGGGCGAGGGTCAGGTCACCATGCGCGAGCTGGTACGCAACTGCCTGCGTATGCGGCCCGAACGCATCATCGTCGGCGAAGTCCGCGGACCCGAGGCGTTCGACCTGCTGCAGGCCATGAACACCGGTCATGACGGCTCGATGGGCACGCTGCACGCCAACAACCCGCGCGAAGCCCTGTCGCGCTGCGAATCCATGATCACGATGGGAGGCTTCTCGCTTCCCTCGCGGACCATTCGCGAGATGATCTGCGCCTCGATCGACGTCATCGTCCAGGCCGCGCGCCTGCGCGACGGCTCGCGCCGCATCACCCACATCACCGAGGTGATGGGCATGGAAGGCGACACCATCATCACCCAGGACATCTTCCTCTACGACATGATCGGTGAGGACGCCAACGGCAAGATCATCGGCCGCCACCGCTCGACCGGTATCGGCCGCCCGAGGTTCTGGGAACGCGCCCGCTATTACGGCGAGGAGAAGCGCCTTGCCGCCGCGCTCGACGCCGCGGAAGTGGCGCCGACGACGTGAGCAGGTCAGCGCCATGAACATACAGGTCCTCGCCCTCGCATTTCTTGCCACCGCAGCGGTCGGCGGCATCGCCTGGGTCTTCCTCTATCCGCTGCTCTCCGGGGAACGGAAGGCGGAAGGCCGGCGCGCCTCGATCGCGCGCGCAGATGCGCCCGCGGCCAAGCAGAGCGAAAAGAGCCAGCGATCGCGCCGCGAGCAAGTCGAGACGTCTCTGAAGGATCTCGAGGCACGGCGTCAGCAGGAAAAGAGTGTTCCGCTCAATATCCGCTTGTCCCAGGCCGGCCTGGATTGGACGCCGCAGAAATTCTGGATTGTGTCCGCCGTGTTGGCGGGCGTGCTGTTCGCGGGAGCCCTGTTCGTCGGCGGTGGCCTGCTCGGCGCCGCCGGCCTGGCCTTTGCCGGAGGTTTGGGCCTGCCGCGCTGGGCCCTCGGCTTCCTGAAGAAGCGCCGGGAAAACCAATTCCTGAAGGCACTCCCCGACGCGGTCGACGTCATCGTCCGCGGCATCAAGGCAGGCCTGCCGCTGTTCGAATCGATCAAGGTCGTCGCTGCGGATGCACCAGAGCCGCTGCGCAGCGAGTTCCTCGCCATCATCGAAACGCAGGCGATCGGTATGCCCTTGGGCGAGGCATGCTCTCGGCTCTATGAGCGCATGCCGCTGCCCGAAGCCAACTTCTTCGGCATCGTCATCTCGATCCAGCAGAAATCAGGCGGCAACCTCTCGGAGGCGCTGGGCAACCTCTCCAAGGTGCTGCGCGACCGCAAGAAGATGAAAGAGAAGATCCAGGCAATGTCGATGGAAGCCAAGGCCTCGGCCGGCATTATCGGTTCGTTGCCGCCGATCGTGATGTTCCTCGTCTACCTCACGACGCCGCACTACATCTCGCTGCTTTGGACTCATCCCACCGGCCAGCTGATGCTGGTTGGCTGCGTCGTCTGGATGTCGATCGGCATCATGGTGATGAAAAAGATGATCAATTTCGACTTTTGACGGTGCCGTATGGTCGAGTTCCTCGTTTCGAAGCTTCATGACGTCCGCTTCATGACCATGTTGCTGGCGGCCATTGCCGCCAGCGCCACCGTCTATACGCTGGTGATGCCGCTGTTCGCCGGCGAGGGACTCTCCAAGCGCATGAAGGCGGTCGCGAGTGAGCGTGAGCGCATCCGGCAGCGCGAGCGTGAGCGCCTTCACAAGAACGAAAAGGTCTCGCTGCGCCAGACGCCGAAGCAGCTCGTCTCCAAGGTCGTGGAAGACTTCAACCTCACCAAATGGCTCGCGCAAGAGGCGGCGCGGGACAAGCTCATCATGGCCGGCTACCGCGGCCAGGCGCCCTACATCACCTTCCTGTTTGCCCGCATGGTCGCCCCGATCGTGCTCTTCGTCGGCTCGGTCATCTACGTCTTCGTGGTCGCGCACATGGATAAGCCGATGCCGATCAAGATCGGCATCTGCGTCGGCGCGGCCTATCTCGGCCTCCAGGCGCCGATGCTGTTCCTCAGGAATGCCATCTCCAAGCGCCAGCTCTCGATCAAGCGCGCCTTTCCCGATGCACTCGACCTGCTGCTGATCTGTATCGAATCCGGCATGTCGGTCGAAATGGCGTTCCGTAGGGTCGCCGTCGAAATCGTGGGACAGTCGATCGCGCTGTCGGAAGAGTTCACGCTGACCACGGCCGAGCTGTCCTACCTGCAGGATCGCAAGGTCGCCTATGAGAATTTGGCGCGGCGCACCGGGCTCGAGGGCGTCAAGTCGGTCTGTCTCGCGCTTCAGCAAGCGGAACGCTACGGCACACCCCTGGGTCAATCCTTGCGTGTCATGGCACAGGAAAACCGCGACATGCGCATGAACGAGGCCGAGAAGAAGGCCGCCGCGCTACCGCCGAAGCTGACGGTGCCGATGATCCTGTTCTTCCTGCCAGTGCTGTTCGTGGTCATTCTCGGACCGACCGGCATCAAGATCACCGAGATGCAGTGAGACGCGCCACTGACCGCAGGCGGTCCGCGAGACGATCTCGGCAGTTGAAGATCGGATCAGATCAGTCGGGCTGCCTGAGCGAGGCGACCGGGGTCCGCTTCGGCGCGCCGCGATGGCCGTCGCTGCGGCTCAGCATTTCCTTGAGATAGGTGACGTTGGCCGCGGCCTGATCCGGCGGCAGATCCGCCTTCACGATGGTTTCGGCCTCGGCGAAGCGACCCTGGAGACCGACGACGAGGCCGAGATTCTGGCGCACGCGGCTGCTGGCGCGCGGCGAGGCGTAGGCCTGCCGCAGCACCTCTTCGGCCTTGGGCAGATCCTTCGACAGCATGTAGGACAGGCCGAGATTGGAAAGCACGCCCGGATCACCCGGCGCGATCTTGAGCGCGCTTGCATAATAGGAGCGCGCCTCATCGTGACGGCCCATCTGGTCCAGCACGGTGCCCTGCACCGAGAGCAGGCGCCAGTCCGGATTGTCGGGCGCATGCGCTTTCGACAGCACGTCGTAGGCCTGCTGGAAATTGCCGTTGTCGGCGAGCGCGCGGCCGTATAGCGCGAGCAGCGCCTTGTTGCCGGGATTGGCGATGGTCGCCTGCTCGAGCACGGCGGCGGCCTGGGCGCGTTGACCGTTGGCACGCAAGGCCTGGCCATAGGCCAGCGCCGCTTCGGAGTCCTTGGGATTGGCGCGGTAGCGCTCGCCATAGACCTCGACGGCGCGCGCGGGATCGGTCGGAGCCGCCTCTGCCCGTGGTCCGCCGATCGAGCCCGTCACATCAGAGAGTTTCGACATGCCCGTGCAGCCGCCGAGGCCCATGGCCACCGCCGCGACCAGCGAAGTGGACGCAAGAAGCCGGGCAAGACTGAACCGTTGACGCATGACGCCTTGACTCTCGAGCCGATTGATCGAGCCGAACGCGCCAGCAATAGGCTGTTAACCCTAACGGCCGGTTAACGCCCCTTCCGGCCCCCGCTCTCGCGGCGGCGTTTACGGCCGGGCTTCACTGCCGAGGCCGAGCGACCTCGCCTGCCGTTCAGATCCCGCAGCAGTTGCCGTCTCAATATTCGATGGCAAGGCGCTTGCGGATTTCGTCGATGCGCTTGTCGAGCGCATCGAACCGCGCGTGGACGGAGCGGTCGTGAAGATAGAAGACGTAGCCGCCGGCAAGGAGCGCGAAGACCCAGTGGTGGTGCTCGACATAGCCAAAAATCGCCTCGATGGCATGGCCGACAAATGTGACCACGCTCCACACAAATTCCATTGCATTTCCTCCCGGCGCGCTTGTCGTCGGTCGCCGGATCTCCATTCCTGGCGGCCATTGCCGGAACCTAGCATGGCCCCCTTGCCGCGAGTAGCGGCTCGCCAGACGCTGACTGCAAAGCCGATTGCAGCCACGGCGAAACTCTGCGAAGTCTCGTCCGTTCGCACGACCCGTTTGATCCGACGATCCGGACCCGCCAATGCCTTCTGTCTTCGAGACGTCGCCCACCGCCATCCCGATCATTTTCGTCACGAAATCGAGCTGGGATCAGGTCGCCGAGACGTTGCCGCCGGCGCAGCGCCAGTTCGCCACCGCGAGCGCCTTTACCGCCAAGCCGGGCGGCTATCTCGCGCTGCCCGCGCCCGACGGCACGATCGCGCAAGTGCTGTTCGGCCTCGAGGACGATTCGACAAGATCGCGTGACCTGTTCCGGCCCGGCGCCCTGCCCGGCCTGCTGCCGCCGGGCATTTATCGCTTCGCCAATGCAGCACACGATACGCGGCTGGCCGCGCTCGCTTTTGCGCTGGGGTGCTACCGCTTCGCGCGCTACCGCAAGGCTGACAGGCCCGACGTCCGGCTGGTGCCGCCCGAAGGTGTCGACGCGACTGAAATCGACCGGATGGCGGACGCGGCAATGCTGGCGCGCGACCTCATCAACACGCCGTCCAACGACATGGGGCCCGAGGAACTGGCCGCCGCCGCGCAGGACCTCGCCGCGGAATTCGGCGCGAGCTTCGGCTGCACCATCGACGACGAGTTGGAGAAGCACTTCCCCCTGATCCACGCCGTCGGCATGGCATCGAGCCGCGCGCCGCGGCTGATCGACATCGGCTGGGGCGATCCTGCTCATCCCAAGGTCACGCTGGTCGGCAAGGGCGTCTGCTTCGACACCGGCGGGCTCGATCTGAAGCCGTCGAGCGGCATGCTGATCATGAAGAAGGACATGGGCGGCGCCGCCAACGTGCTGGCGCTGGCGCGCATGGTGATGGATGCGAAGCTGAAGGTGCGGCTGCGCGTGCTGATTCCGGCGGTCGAGAACGCGGTCGCCGGCAATGCCTTCCGTCCGCTTGATATCTTCACCTCGCGCAAGGGCATCACCGTCGAGATCGGCAACACCGACGCGGAAGGCCGCCTGGTGCTCGCCGACGCGCTGGCGCTGGCCGACGAGGAGAAGCCCGACCTGCTGATCGATTTGGGCACGCTGACCGGCGCGGCGCGTGTCGCGCTGGGACCGGATCTGCCGCCCTTTTACACCAATGACGAGACCCTTGCCGCCGACCTTTCGCGCTGCGCGGTGAAGGAGAACGATCCGTTGTGGCGCATGCCGCTGTGGGCGCCTTACGATAAATGGCTGGACTCCAAGACGGCCACCATCACGAACGCGCCATCGGGCGGCTTTGCCGGCTCGATCACCTGCGCACTGTTCTTGCAGCGCTTCGTCGAGCATGCCGACAGCTGGCTGCATGTCGACATCTATGGCTGGACACCGTCGGCGAAGCCCGCGCGTCCCGAAGGCGGCGAGTGCCAGGCCGCACGCGCCATCTACACCTTGCTGAGCGAGCGCTATGCATGATCCACAATACGATCCGCGGCTGACGCCGGCCCGGGGCGACCTCGCCGCGAAATATCTCGAAGGCAAGGTGGCGGCGGATCGCTTCGTCACCGGCGAGGAATGCGAGGTGATCGAGCCCGTCGCGCCGGTGCGCGAGCAGCCGTCGTCGAACGCGATGCTGATGACGGAGGCCCTGCGCGGCGAACGCGTCACCATCTACGACCGCAACGGCGAGGGCTGGACCTGGGGCCAGCTCAATGGCGACGGCTATGTCGGCTGGCTGCCCGACGCGGCGCTCGCGAAGCCCACGGCGGGCCCGACCCACAAGGTCAGCGCCCTCAGGACGTTTGCCTTCCCCGGCCCCTCGATCAAGCTGCCGCCGGCCGACACGCTGGTCATGGGATCCAGGCTCGCCGTGGCGCGCGAGGATGGCAGCTTCGCCGTGACGTGCGACGGCAAATATCTGCCGAAGACGCATATTGCTCCGCTCGATCATCGCGAACCGGACTTCGTCGCGGTCGCCGATCGCTTCGTCGGCACGCCCTATCTCTGGGGCGGCAAGAGCAGTCTTGGCATCGATTGCTCCGGCCTCGTCCAGGTCTCGTTGACAGCAGCGGGGATCGGCTGCCCGCGCGACAGCGACATGCAACTGGCCGGTCTCGGCCGCGCACTGGAGCCGTATGAGCGAAGCCGCTTGCAGCGCGGCGATCTGATCTTCTGGAAGGGCCACGTCGCGATCGTCCGCGACGGCAGCACGATGGTTCATGCCAACGCGCATCACATGGCGACAATGATCGAGCCGATCGAGCCGGCCATTGCGCGGATCAGGCAGGCCGGCAGCGAGGTCGTCGCGATCAAGCGGCTCTGACGGGGGCTTACGTCGCCACCGACCCGTTCCCGGCAGTCTCCAGCCGGAACGCCGCCGCGAACAACGCACGCGTGTAGTCCGTCTTCGGATTCTTGAACAGCTCGGCGGCCTGCCCCTCCTCCACGACCTTGCCGCCGCGCATCACGATCAAATGGCTCGCCAGCGAGGCGACGACGCGCAAATCGTGCGAGATGAACATGTAGGTGAGTTCGCGCTTGCGCTGCAGCTCGCGCAGCAGATCGACCATCTGCGCCTGGAACAGCATGTCGAGCGCGCTGGTCGGCTCGTCCAGCACGACGAAATCCGGCTCCAGCACCACCGCGCGTGCGATCGAGATGCGCTGGCGCTGACCGCCGGAGAATTCGTGGGGATAGCGGTAGCGGGTGTCGGGCTTCAGCCCGACGTCTTCCAGCGCCTTGACGACACGCACCTCGCGCTCCTCGCGCGACAGATTTGGCTGATGAACGGTGAGACCTTCGGCGATGATGTCGGCGACCGACATGCGCGGCGAGAGTGAGCCGAATGGATCCTGGAACACGATCTGCATGTCGCGCCGGAAGGGGCGCATCTCCTTGAAGCGCAGGCCCTGGATGTCATTTCCCAGGAACACGATGCGCCCGTTCGAGGAGATCAAGCGCAACAGCGCCAGTCCCAGCGTAGTCTTGCCCGAGCCGGATTCACCGACGACGCCGAGCGTCTCGCCCTTGCGCACCGCGATGCTGACGCCGTCGACCGCCTTGATGTGGCCGACCGTCTTGCGCATCAGGCCGCGCTTGATCGGAAACCAGACCTTCAAATCATCGGCCGACATCACCACCGGCGCATCCGGCTGCGGCGGCGCCGGATCCGGCTTCGGCTCCGCCGCGAGCAAATCGCGCGTATAGGGATGCTTCGGTGCCTTGAAGACCTGCTCGACCGGCCCCTGCTCGACGA from Bradyrhizobium sp. CCBAU 53351 includes the following:
- a CDS encoding C40 family peptidase, producing MHDPQYDPRLTPARGDLAAKYLEGKVAADRFVTGEECEVIEPVAPVREQPSSNAMLMTEALRGERVTIYDRNGEGWTWGQLNGDGYVGWLPDAALAKPTAGPTHKVSALRTFAFPGPSIKLPPADTLVMGSRLAVAREDGSFAVTCDGKYLPKTHIAPLDHREPDFVAVADRFVGTPYLWGGKSSLGIDCSGLVQVSLTAAGIGCPRDSDMQLAGLGRALEPYERSRLQRGDLIFWKGHVAIVRDGSTMVHANAHHMATMIEPIEPAIARIRQAGSEVVAIKRL
- a CDS encoding ABC transporter ATP-binding protein; the protein is MDAINQPLLAVHDLSVAFHQGGATTLAVDKVSFQIKRGECLALVGESGSGKSVSALSILKLLPYPSASHPSGSIRFKGQELIDRSEPEMREIRGSDISIIFQEPMTSLNPLHTIEAQIGEIIQLHNPTSNAQARKRTLELLTQVGIPEPETRLNSYPHQLSGGQRQRVMIAMALANEPDLLIADEPTTALDVTVQAQILALLAEIRSRLGMSLLFITHDLGIVRRIADTVCVMKNGEIVEQGPVEQVFKAPKHPYTRDLLAAEPKPDPAPPQPDAPVVMSADDLKVWFPIKRGLMRKTVGHIKAVDGVSIAVRKGETLGVVGESGSGKTTLGLALLRLISSNGRIVFLGNDIQGLRFKEMRPFRRDMQIVFQDPFGSLSPRMSVADIIAEGLTVHQPNLSREEREVRVVKALEDVGLKPDTRYRYPHEFSGGQRQRISIARAVVLEPDFVVLDEPTSALDMLFQAQMVDLLRELQRKRELTYMFISHDLRVVASLASHLIVMRGGKVVEEGQAAELFKNPKTDYTRALFAAAFRLETAGNGSVAT